The DNA segment GACCCCCAGCGCGATCTTCTGGGGCTTGGGGGCGTTGACGATCGGAGCGAGGAAGGCAGGAAGCGCCATGCTAGCCCTCGAAGCGGCAGGTGACCTCGAAGGTCACCAGGGGAGACGGCCGCGCCAGGTCGCGCCGGGAGACGATGATGTCGACGTCCTTGAACTTGCCGGAGGCGCGCAGATTCTGCATGAAGTCGGCCACCGCGGTCGTGGAGAACGCCGAGCCCGAGATCCGGAGGACCTGGTTCCGGTCTTCGATGCCGGTGATCCAGAGGTCCTTCGGGATCATGTTGGCAAAGGCGTCGACGAGCACGATCGGCCGCGCCTGCCCCTTGGTGAGCTCCTCCAGCACGGCGAGCCGCTTGCGAAGCTCCTCGACCTGGGCCTTCACGTTCGCGCCCTGGCCGAGCGTCGCCTTGAGC comes from the Candidatus Methylomirabilota bacterium genome and includes:
- a CDS encoding PilN domain-containing protein; amino-acid sequence: MIRINLAPDAKRRRVGFTLPALPAFNLGWLFLIVYVVAAGGLGAWWWTLSGEESTLTQEIDKKNTELAQLKATLGQGANVKAQVEELRKRLAVLEELTKGQARPIVLVDAFANMIPKDLWITGIEDRNQVLRISGSAFSTTAVADFMQNLRASGKFKDVDIIVSRRDLARPSPLVTFEVTCRFEG